A DNA window from Brenneria izadpanahii contains the following coding sequences:
- the proX gene encoding glycine betaine/L-proline ABC transporter substrate-binding protein ProX: protein MSKTKIWAAALTTALLSSSIYAADLPGKGVTVIPVQSTISEETFQTLLVSKALEKLGYDVQTPREVDYNVAYTSVANGDATFLAVNWDPLHADQYQAVGGDNKLYREGEYVTGAAQGYLIDKKTADQYKITNVEQLKDPNIAKLFDTNGDGKADLTGCNPGWGCEAMINHHLQAYGLTQTVDHNQGNYAAMIADTITRYKEGKPILYYTWTPYWVSDVLVPGRDVVWLQVPFSSQPGEMEGKSTKLPNGADYGFPVNSMRIAANKAWSEKNPAAAKLFSIMKLPLADINAQNLRMHEGQGSQQDIERHVNGWIKAHQQLFDGWVKTAAEAAK from the coding sequence ATGAGCAAGACAAAAATCTGGGCCGCAGCCCTGACGACTGCACTGCTGAGTTCATCCATCTATGCAGCCGATTTACCGGGCAAAGGCGTCACAGTTATTCCGGTGCAAAGCACTATCTCTGAAGAGACTTTCCAAACGCTGCTGGTTTCCAAAGCGCTGGAAAAACTGGGCTACGACGTCCAGACGCCCCGCGAAGTGGATTACAACGTCGCCTATACCTCTGTCGCCAACGGGGATGCGACATTCCTCGCCGTCAATTGGGATCCGTTGCATGCCGATCAATATCAGGCGGTCGGCGGCGATAATAAACTCTACCGTGAAGGCGAGTATGTAACCGGGGCCGCGCAGGGTTACCTGATCGATAAAAAAACCGCCGACCAGTATAAAATCACCAATGTCGAGCAGTTAAAAGATCCGAACATCGCCAAACTGTTTGATACCAACGGCGACGGCAAAGCCGACCTGACCGGCTGTAACCCTGGCTGGGGCTGTGAAGCAATGATTAACCATCACTTGCAGGCCTATGGTCTGACCCAAACGGTCGACCACAATCAGGGCAACTATGCGGCCATGATTGCAGATACCATTACCCGCTATAAAGAAGGCAAGCCGATTCTGTATTACACCTGGACGCCATACTGGGTTAGTGATGTGCTGGTTCCGGGACGCGATGTCGTCTGGCTGCAAGTACCGTTCTCTTCACAGCCGGGCGAGATGGAAGGCAAGAGCACCAAGCTGCCGAACGGCGCAGACTACGGTTTCCCGGTCAACAGCATGAGAATTGCCGCCAACAAGGCCTGGTCTGAGAAAAACCCGGCGGCGGCGAAGCTGTTTTCCATCATGAAATTGCCTCTGGCCGACATCAATGCGCAGAACCTGCGTATGCACGAAGGCCAGGGCTCGCAGCAGGATATCGAACGTCATGTCAACGGCTGGATCAAGGCGCACCAGCAGCTGTTTGACGGCTGGGTCAAAACCGCGGCTGAAGCGGCTAAATAA
- a CDS encoding MurR/RpiR family transcriptional regulator produces the protein MKQIDERLQRRYSELSPQEQRVADFIFDHFDDLISYNSAELAQLSGVSKATVSRLFKRLGYSSFRAMREELRTLRQSGMPLADNRDAVQGNTLLARHYKQEMANLTQWTQQIDPAQFSAVIEAMMNAKRLCIIGLRNSYPVALHLRQQLAQTRRQVMMLVQPGQTLSEDLVDLDEQDLVVVVAFRRRARLIQPLLTALREQQVPVLLLCEPQAHALLPLANWALCAPLDSVSAFDSYSSAMSLVNLISNALLHEMLRDGRQRIHQIADLYTELDELEQR, from the coding sequence ATGAAGCAGATTGATGAAAGGCTACAGCGTCGTTATAGCGAGCTTTCGCCGCAGGAACAACGGGTTGCGGATTTTATCTTCGATCATTTCGATGATTTGATCAGTTATAACAGCGCTGAGCTGGCGCAGCTTAGCGGCGTATCTAAAGCCACCGTCAGCCGTTTATTTAAGCGTCTTGGATATTCCAGTTTTCGCGCCATGCGAGAGGAACTGCGTACGCTGCGTCAGAGCGGGATGCCTCTGGCTGATAATCGTGACGCGGTGCAGGGAAACACGCTGTTGGCGCGACATTACAAGCAGGAAATGGCCAACCTGACTCAATGGACGCAGCAGATCGATCCGGCGCAGTTCAGCGCGGTCATTGAAGCGATGATGAATGCGAAGCGCCTGTGCATTATAGGATTACGCAACAGTTATCCGGTCGCGCTCCACCTGCGCCAGCAGCTGGCGCAGACTCGCCGGCAGGTGATGATGCTGGTTCAGCCGGGACAAACGCTATCGGAAGATCTGGTGGATTTGGACGAACAGGATCTGGTGGTGGTTGTGGCGTTCCGCCGCCGCGCCCGGCTGATTCAGCCGCTGCTGACGGCGCTGCGTGAGCAACAGGTTCCGGTATTGTTGCTGTGCGAGCCGCAGGCGCACGCCTTATTACCCCTGGCGAACTGGGCGCTGTGCGCGCCGCTGGACAGCGTTTCCGCTTTTGACAGCTACTCTTCCGCGATGAGCCTGGTCAACCTGATCAGCAACGCGTTGCTGCATGAAATGCTGCGTGACGGCCGCCAGCGAATTCATCAAATCGCCGATCTTTACACCGAGCTGGATGAACTGGAACAGCGATAA
- the hpxX gene encoding oxalurate catabolism protein HpxX — protein MSSQSTGNAELESYIRQMETLLALTLTQERRQELLLQFSRINAMAQPLMDFPLEARQEIAGVYTL, from the coding sequence ATGAGTTCCCAATCAACCGGCAATGCCGAACTGGAATCCTATATCCGACAAATGGAAACGCTGCTGGCGCTTACGTTAACCCAGGAGCGACGCCAGGAACTGCTGCTTCAATTCAGTCGTATTAACGCCATGGCCCAGCCGTTGATGGATTTTCCGCTGGAAGCGCGTCAGGAGATTGCCGGAGTCTATACGTTATGA
- the emrA gene encoding multidrug efflux MFS transporter periplasmic adaptor subunit EmrA codes for MSESVEKQAPQPVKRNKKKQRKRVLTLLTLIFIVLGCAWFVYWFLVLRHHQSTDDAYVAGNQIQVMAQVTGSVTRVNVDNTDFVKQGDVLVELDPTDAQQAFERTKTALANSVRQTHQLIINGKQYQANIELLQIQLNQAQSDLNRRETLGHVNAIGREEVQHARDAVASAKASLEVAKQQYQANQAMILDTPLEQQPTVQQAAAEMRDAWLALQRTKIVSPVNGYVSRRSVQVGARIATTSALMAVVPADHLWVDANFKETQLANMRIGQPATVVADMYGDDVVYHGKVVGLDMGTGSAFSLLPAQNATGNWIKVVQRLPVRIELDPQQVAEHPLRIGLSALVNVDTADSAGQSLSETPRGTPAYASDALTLDLAPVNQMISDIIQANAS; via the coding sequence ATGAGTGAAAGTGTGGAAAAACAGGCGCCACAGCCGGTAAAACGCAATAAGAAAAAACAGCGCAAACGCGTGCTGACGCTATTAACGCTTATCTTTATCGTGCTTGGCTGCGCGTGGTTTGTTTATTGGTTCCTGGTCCTCAGACATCACCAGAGCACCGATGATGCCTACGTCGCGGGCAATCAGATTCAGGTGATGGCTCAGGTAACGGGGAGCGTTACGCGCGTAAATGTAGACAACACCGATTTTGTCAAACAGGGCGATGTTCTGGTTGAACTGGATCCGACCGATGCCCAACAGGCTTTTGAGCGGACCAAAACCGCGCTGGCCAACAGCGTGCGTCAAACGCATCAGTTAATAATCAACGGCAAGCAGTATCAGGCCAATATAGAATTACTCCAGATCCAGCTGAATCAGGCGCAGAGCGATTTAAACCGCCGTGAAACGCTGGGTCATGTAAACGCCATCGGCCGGGAAGAAGTTCAGCACGCCCGGGATGCGGTAGCCAGCGCCAAAGCCTCGCTGGAAGTGGCGAAACAGCAATATCAGGCCAATCAGGCAATGATTCTGGATACGCCGTTAGAACAGCAGCCGACGGTTCAGCAGGCCGCGGCGGAAATGCGCGATGCCTGGCTGGCGCTGCAACGCACAAAAATCGTCAGCCCGGTGAACGGCTATGTTTCGCGCCGCAGCGTTCAGGTCGGCGCCAGGATCGCGACGACATCGGCGCTAATGGCCGTTGTGCCTGCGGACCATCTGTGGGTCGACGCCAACTTTAAAGAAACCCAGCTCGCCAATATGCGCATTGGTCAACCCGCCACCGTCGTCGCGGACATGTACGGCGATGATGTCGTTTATCACGGCAAGGTCGTGGGTCTGGATATGGGCACCGGCAGCGCGTTCTCCCTGCTTCCGGCGCAGAACGCCACCGGCAACTGGATAAAAGTCGTCCAGCGTTTGCCCGTCCGTATTGAATTGGATCCGCAACAGGTTGCCGAACATCCGCTGCGTATCGGCCTGTCCGCGCTGGTTAACGTCGATACCGCCGATAGCGCAGGCCAATCACTGTCGGAAACGCCACGCGGCACCCCGGCTTACGCAAGCGATGCGCTGACGTTGGATCTCGCTCCGGTCAATCAAATGATTAGCGACATCATTCAGGCTAATGCCAGCTAA
- a CDS encoding transporter substrate-binding domain-containing protein, whose product MKKCLLAMAGAALLLIQAGGAMADQLKDIEQRGVLRVAVPQDFPPFGSVGTDLQPQGYDIDIARYLAKEMKLKLQLVPVTSANRVPYLQTNKVDLVISSLGKNAEREKVIDFSRAYAPFFLGVFGAKDGDLASADALAGKSVGVTRGAVEDMVLSDIAPKAAQIKRYEDNNTTLSAYLSGQVEYVATGNLVVAAIAEQNPAKAPVAKFMLKDSPCFIGLKKDEPALKARVDALIEKALKDNTLNALSEKWLKAPLPDSIKA is encoded by the coding sequence ATTAAAAAATGTTTATTGGCGATGGCGGGAGCGGCGCTGTTGTTGATTCAGGCCGGCGGCGCGATGGCCGATCAATTAAAAGATATCGAGCAGCGCGGCGTGTTGCGCGTTGCCGTACCGCAGGATTTCCCGCCGTTTGGTTCGGTCGGGACGGATTTACAGCCGCAGGGCTATGACATCGATATTGCCCGTTATCTGGCGAAAGAGATGAAACTGAAGTTGCAACTGGTGCCGGTGACCAGCGCGAATCGCGTCCCTTATCTGCAAACCAACAAGGTTGATCTGGTGATCTCCAGCTTGGGTAAAAACGCCGAACGTGAAAAGGTCATCGATTTCAGCCGCGCCTATGCGCCGTTCTTCCTGGGCGTATTTGGCGCGAAGGACGGCGATCTGGCGTCCGCGGACGCTCTGGCGGGTAAAAGCGTCGGCGTAACGCGGGGGGCGGTGGAAGATATGGTGCTGAGCGACATTGCGCCGAAAGCGGCGCAGATCAAACGCTATGAAGACAATAACACCACGCTGTCGGCTTATTTATCCGGTCAGGTGGAGTATGTCGCTACCGGCAATCTGGTCGTGGCGGCGATTGCCGAACAAAACCCGGCCAAAGCGCCGGTAGCGAAATTCATGCTGAAAGATTCCCCGTGCTTTATCGGCCTGAAAAAAGATGAACCGGCGTTAAAAGCCAGGGTGGATGCGCTTATTGAGAAGGCGTTGAAGGATAACACGCTCAATGCTCTGTCGGAAAAATGGCTGAAAGCGCCGTTGCCTGACAGCATTAAGGCATAA
- a CDS encoding AtzE family amidohydrolase, with translation MSSLQALSIKQIRHGLLSGEFSAKELAQHTLDAIERVNPTINAYTAITRRRMLEEADNIDRRRKRGEPLPALAGAPYAVKNLFDVAGETTLAGAQLFSQRPPASQDAFAIKQLAREGAMLSGMLNMDAYAYGFTTENSHYGATRNPRDTQRIAGGSSGGSAAAVAAGLVNFTLGSDTNGSIRVPSSLCGIFGLKPTFGRLSRSGSHPFVASLDHIGPMARNTEDLSLVFDALQGQDSADRFQAARPALTCAERLAEGNSGLRCALLDGYFSEWSSDEAKTAVQQVAHALNAQTRVTLPEAALARSAAFILSASEGGNQYLPALRDTPELFEPFSRERLLAGAMIPAAWYVQAQRFRDYFRQQVLPLFEHTDLLIAPATPCSATLIGQETMHINGLDLPVRANMGMLTQPISFVGLPVVTVPVKTAGGLPIGVQIIAAPWREDRCLRAAWTLEQQGCCLLS, from the coding sequence ATGAGTTCCCTTCAGGCGCTATCCATTAAGCAAATCCGTCATGGGCTGCTGTCCGGCGAATTCTCGGCCAAAGAATTGGCGCAACACACGCTCGATGCGATTGAACGCGTCAACCCGACGATTAACGCCTATACGGCAATAACCCGCCGGCGCATGCTGGAAGAAGCGGATAACATCGATCGCCGGCGCAAACGCGGCGAACCCTTGCCCGCGCTGGCCGGCGCGCCCTATGCGGTGAAGAATTTATTTGATGTCGCGGGGGAAACCACATTAGCCGGCGCGCAGTTATTTAGCCAACGTCCGCCCGCGTCGCAGGATGCGTTCGCCATCAAACAGCTAGCCCGCGAGGGCGCAATGTTGTCCGGTATGCTGAATATGGATGCTTACGCCTACGGGTTCACCACTGAGAACAGCCATTACGGCGCGACGCGCAATCCGCGGGATACGCAACGGATTGCCGGAGGCTCCTCCGGCGGCTCCGCGGCGGCGGTGGCCGCAGGGCTGGTCAATTTTACCCTGGGCAGCGACACCAACGGCTCGATTCGGGTTCCTTCCTCGCTGTGCGGCATTTTCGGCCTCAAACCGACTTTTGGCCGCTTATCACGCAGCGGCAGCCATCCCTTTGTCGCCAGTCTCGATCACATCGGCCCGATGGCGCGCAACACGGAGGATTTGTCACTGGTTTTCGACGCGCTGCAAGGTCAGGATAGCGCGGATCGTTTTCAGGCGGCGCGGCCTGCGCTGACATGCGCCGAACGGCTGGCGGAGGGAAATAGCGGCCTGCGCTGCGCGCTGCTGGACGGCTATTTTTCCGAGTGGAGCAGCGACGAAGCCAAAACCGCCGTACAACAGGTTGCTCACGCGCTGAACGCGCAAACCCGCGTCACCTTGCCGGAAGCCGCTCTGGCGCGCTCCGCGGCATTTATCCTTTCCGCCAGCGAAGGGGGAAACCAATATCTTCCCGCGTTGCGCGACACGCCTGAGCTGTTCGAACCGTTCTCCCGCGAACGTCTGCTGGCCGGAGCCATGATCCCCGCCGCCTGGTATGTACAGGCGCAACGCTTTCGCGACTACTTCCGCCAGCAGGTTTTGCCCCTGTTCGAACATACCGACCTGCTGATTGCGCCGGCAACCCCATGCAGCGCCACGCTAATCGGCCAGGAGACCATGCATATTAATGGCCTCGACCTGCCGGTGCGGGCCAATATGGGAATGTTGACGCAACCGATTTCATTTGTGGGATTACCGGTTGTTACCGTGCCGGTGAAAACGGCGGGCGGGCTGCCTATCGGGGTTCAGATCATCGCCGCCCCGTGGCGTGAGGATCGCTGTCTGCGCGCCGCCTGGACGCTGGAACAGCAAGGCTGTTGTCTATTGTCTTAA
- the proV gene encoding glycine betaine/L-proline ABC transporter ATP-binding protein ProV has product MAIKLEVKNLYKIFGEHPNRAFKLIDKGLTKDQIFEKTGLTVGVKDANLAIEEGEIFVIMGLSGSGKSTMVRLLNRLIEPTRGQVLIDGEDIAQISDAALRDVRRKKISMVFQSFALMPHLNILNNTAFGMELAGIERAEREQKAMDALQQVGLEAYANSYPDELSGGMRQRVGLARALANNPDILLMDEAFSALDPLIRTEMQDELIKLQSRNQRTIIFISHDLDEAMRIGDRIAIMHGGEVIQVGTPDEILNNPANDYVRTFFRGVDVSHVFSAKDIARRRPVTLIRKTPAVGPRSALKILQDEDRDYGYVLERGQKFIGVVSIDSLKQALKEQQPLEHALLSDPAPVPADMSLNELISQVAQAPCAVPVIGENNEYIGIISKGMLLQALDKEGANNE; this is encoded by the coding sequence ATGGCAATTAAACTAGAAGTAAAAAACCTTTATAAAATATTTGGCGAACATCCTAACCGAGCATTTAAACTGATCGACAAAGGCTTAACTAAAGATCAGATATTTGAAAAAACGGGCCTTACCGTCGGTGTAAAAGATGCCAATCTGGCCATTGAAGAAGGCGAGATATTTGTCATCATGGGATTATCCGGTTCCGGCAAATCAACCATGGTACGCCTTCTCAATCGTCTGATAGAACCTACCCGGGGTCAGGTTCTAATTGACGGCGAGGATATTGCTCAAATATCCGACGCAGCGCTGCGCGACGTGCGGCGTAAAAAAATCAGTATGGTGTTCCAGTCTTTTGCGTTAATGCCGCACCTGAATATCCTCAACAATACCGCTTTTGGTATGGAGTTGGCCGGGATAGAAAGAGCGGAACGCGAACAAAAGGCGATGGATGCGCTGCAACAGGTTGGCCTGGAGGCTTACGCCAATTCCTACCCGGATGAACTGTCGGGCGGGATGCGCCAACGCGTCGGACTCGCGCGGGCGCTGGCGAATAACCCGGATATTCTGCTGATGGATGAGGCTTTTTCCGCCCTCGATCCGCTGATCCGTACAGAAATGCAGGATGAGCTGATCAAGCTCCAGTCCCGTAATCAGCGTACCATCATCTTTATCTCGCACGATCTGGATGAAGCCATGCGTATCGGCGATCGTATCGCCATCATGCATGGCGGTGAAGTCATCCAGGTTGGCACGCCGGATGAAATCCTGAACAATCCGGCCAATGACTACGTTCGCACCTTCTTCCGCGGCGTGGACGTCAGCCATGTCTTCAGCGCCAAGGATATCGCCCGCCGCCGTCCGGTCACGCTGATCCGTAAAACGCCGGCCGTCGGACCGCGTTCCGCACTGAAAATCCTCCAGGACGAAGACCGCGATTACGGCTACGTGCTGGAGCGCGGACAAAAATTCATTGGTGTGGTCTCCATCGACTCGCTGAAACAGGCCCTGAAAGAGCAGCAGCCGCTGGAACATGCGCTGTTATCCGATCCGGCCCCTGTGCCCGCAGATATGTCGCTCAATGAGCTGATTTCGCAGGTAGCGCAAGCCCCTTGCGCTGTCCCCGTCATCGGTGAAAACAACGAGTACATCGGCATCATTTCAAAGGGAATGTTGCTACAGGCACTGGATAAGGAAGGAGCGAACAATGAGTAA
- the mprA gene encoding transcriptional repressor MprA produces MDSSFTPIEKMLSLRVSRKPDFPYQEVLLLRLCMHMQSKILEHRNKILKEQGINETLFMALITLESQESYSIQPSELSAALGSSRTNATRIADELEKRGWIERRESSNDRRCLHLHMTEEGKNFLSQLLPPQHKSLHFLWSTLSNDEQKQLETLMRKLLTRIDEMEAAEKL; encoded by the coding sequence ATGGATAGTTCGTTTACTCCAATAGAGAAGATGCTGAGCCTGCGTGTTTCACGTAAACCCGATTTCCCATACCAGGAAGTCCTGCTGTTGCGTTTATGCATGCACATGCAAAGCAAAATACTGGAACACAGAAATAAAATACTGAAAGAACAGGGCATTAATGAAACCTTATTCATGGCGCTCATCACCCTGGAATCACAGGAATCTTACAGTATTCAACCATCGGAACTCAGTGCCGCGCTCGGTTCGTCACGCACTAACGCCACGCGAATTGCCGATGAGTTGGAAAAAAGAGGTTGGATTGAAAGGCGTGAAAGCAGTAACGATCGGCGCTGCTTGCACCTGCATATGACGGAAGAAGGCAAAAATTTCCTTAGCCAGCTGCTTCCCCCGCAGCATAAAAGCCTCCATTTCCTCTGGTCTACGCTCAGCAACGATGAGCAGAAACAGCTTGAAACATTAATGAGAAAACTGTTGACCCGAATAGATGAGATGGAAGCGGCCGAAAAATTGTAA
- a CDS encoding gamma-glutamyltransferase family protein — translation MMQSNTAPLGMAVTPHHLASASAQAILREGGDAIEAMVAAAATISVVYPHMNGLGGDGFWLILPPHGEPIAIDASGAAGQLASRDFYRGEPRIPHRGPKAALTVAGTVGGWQEALKFSQELGGEPLPIARLLADAIRYAADGIAVTQSQENALTQHYNELIDFQEFNRVFMPSGAIPRAGSRFTQPDLAETLTLLTLEGLDSFYRGSLAKHFAEQMARLGMPVTGDDLAAYRAKRATPLRLKHSKGDIYNLAPPTQGLVSLAILGLTDRLEMADLNDSQTVHRIVESTKLAFKLRDRFITDPNMMTQNVQELLEPDNLSLMANEIDTRKAAPWHAGKGPGDTVWMGVCDSSGLCVSFIQSIYHEFGSGVVLPGTGVLWQNRGAAFSLDPHHLLALEPGKQPFHTLNPAAAKLSDGRTMVYGSMGGDGQPQTQAALFIRHVLQGLPLQQAITAPRWLLGRTWGQASDTLKLEERFNPATIDALRALGHDVELLSGFSESVGHAGAIVRHTHGMLEGAFDPRSNGSAAGF, via the coding sequence ATGATGCAAAGCAATACCGCGCCATTGGGCATGGCGGTGACGCCACACCACTTAGCCAGCGCCAGCGCTCAGGCTATTCTGCGTGAAGGCGGCGACGCCATTGAAGCGATGGTGGCGGCGGCGGCGACCATCTCCGTGGTTTATCCCCACATGAATGGATTAGGCGGGGATGGCTTCTGGTTAATTCTGCCGCCGCACGGCGAACCGATCGCCATTGATGCCAGCGGCGCGGCCGGACAGCTCGCCAGCCGTGACTTTTACCGGGGAGAGCCGCGCATCCCCCATCGCGGCCCCAAAGCCGCGCTTACCGTTGCCGGAACCGTGGGCGGCTGGCAAGAAGCGCTGAAATTTTCCCAGGAACTGGGCGGCGAACCGCTGCCCATTGCGCGCCTGCTCGCCGACGCCATCCGCTATGCCGCCGACGGCATCGCCGTTACCCAGTCGCAGGAAAATGCGCTGACGCAGCACTATAATGAATTGATTGATTTTCAGGAATTTAACCGCGTTTTTATGCCTTCCGGGGCGATCCCGCGCGCCGGCAGCCGTTTTACCCAACCCGACCTGGCCGAAACGCTGACGCTATTGACGCTGGAAGGATTGGACAGTTTCTATCGGGGATCGCTGGCGAAGCACTTTGCCGAGCAAATGGCCAGGCTGGGCATGCCCGTAACGGGCGATGATTTAGCCGCCTACCGCGCTAAACGCGCCACGCCGCTACGCTTGAAGCACAGCAAAGGCGATATTTATAACCTCGCCCCGCCAACGCAGGGTCTGGTGTCATTAGCTATCCTCGGCTTAACCGATCGCCTGGAGATGGCGGACCTAAACGATAGTCAGACCGTCCACCGCATTGTCGAATCCACTAAATTGGCTTTCAAGCTACGCGATCGTTTCATTACCGATCCGAACATGATGACGCAAAACGTTCAGGAACTGCTGGAACCGGATAACCTCAGCCTGATGGCAAACGAGATCGATACCCGCAAAGCGGCCCCCTGGCACGCGGGAAAAGGCCCAGGCGATACGGTCTGGATGGGCGTGTGCGACAGCAGTGGGCTTTGCGTCTCCTTTATTCAGAGTATCTACCATGAATTCGGCAGCGGGGTCGTACTGCCGGGAACCGGGGTGCTGTGGCAGAATCGCGGCGCCGCCTTCAGCCTTGATCCTCATCATCTGCTGGCGCTGGAGCCGGGCAAGCAGCCGTTCCATACCTTGAATCCGGCGGCGGCGAAGTTGTCCGACGGCCGCACCATGGTGTATGGCTCGATGGGCGGCGACGGACAGCCCCAGACGCAGGCGGCGCTGTTTATTCGTCATGTGCTTCAGGGGCTGCCGTTACAGCAGGCGATTACCGCGCCGCGTTGGCTGTTGGGCCGTACCTGGGGACAAGCGTCCGACACCTTAAAACTGGAAGAGCGATTCAATCCGGCCACTATCGACGCGCTGCGCGCTTTAGGCCATGACGTCGAATTACTCAGCGGCTTTAGCGAATCCGTCGGTCATGCCGGCGCCATCGTCCGTCATACGCACGGCATGCTGGAAGGGGCGTTCGATCCCCGTAGTAACGGCAGCGCCGCAGGTTTTTAA
- the proW gene encoding glycine betaine/L-proline ABC transporter permease ProW, with the protein MSKPTTNPWENSTAPEQNADQHSAAAQSDPWAATTQNSPQAENSAAPDAGAQSDPWSSTAAPAQDAPANGADAWSAAPPDGGSADTTQAASDWLNSAPTDTPEHFSLLDPFKDTLIPLDRWVTNGIDWVVMHFRPLFQGIRVPVDFILSTFQQLLLGMPAPIAILIFSLIAWQISSFGMGVAALISLIIIGAIGAWSQAMVTLALVLTALFFCMLIGLPIGIWLARSERAARIIRPLLDAMQTTPAFVYLVPIVMLFGIGNVPGVVVTIIFALPPIIRLTILGIRQVPADLIEAAESFGASPRQMLFKVQLPLAMPTIMAGVNQTLMLALSMVVIASMIAVGGLGQMVLRGIGRLDMGLAAVGGVGIVILAIILDRLTQSLGRDRRSKGNKSWYTTGPIGLVTRPFIKQ; encoded by the coding sequence ATGAGTAAACCAACAACCAATCCTTGGGAAAACAGCACCGCGCCTGAGCAAAACGCCGACCAACACAGCGCGGCGGCGCAGAGCGATCCCTGGGCGGCCACGACCCAAAATTCACCGCAGGCGGAAAATAGTGCCGCGCCCGATGCCGGAGCGCAGAGCGATCCCTGGTCCTCGACCGCCGCCCCCGCGCAGGATGCGCCGGCCAACGGAGCGGACGCCTGGAGCGCCGCGCCGCCGGACGGCGGCTCAGCGGATACGACTCAGGCCGCCAGCGACTGGCTGAACAGCGCGCCGACCGATACGCCGGAGCATTTCAGCCTGCTCGATCCGTTTAAAGATACGCTGATTCCGCTGGATCGCTGGGTAACCAACGGGATCGATTGGGTGGTTATGCACTTCAGACCGCTATTTCAGGGGATCCGCGTTCCGGTCGACTTCATCCTGAGCACGTTTCAACAACTGCTGCTTGGTATGCCCGCGCCGATCGCTATCCTGATCTTCTCGCTGATCGCCTGGCAAATCTCCAGTTTCGGAATGGGGGTCGCCGCGTTGATCTCGCTGATCATCATCGGCGCCATCGGCGCATGGTCGCAGGCGATGGTGACTCTGGCGTTGGTATTGACCGCCCTGTTCTTCTGTATGTTGATCGGCCTGCCGATAGGGATCTGGCTGGCGCGCAGCGAACGGGCGGCCAGAATTATCCGGCCGCTGCTGGATGCGATGCAGACCACGCCGGCGTTCGTCTATCTGGTGCCGATCGTGATGCTGTTCGGTATCGGCAACGTGCCGGGCGTCGTGGTTACCATCATCTTCGCGCTGCCGCCGATTATTCGTCTGACGATCCTGGGTATCCGCCAGGTGCCGGCCGATCTGATTGAAGCGGCGGAATCCTTCGGCGCCAGCCCTCGGCAGATGTTATTCAAAGTTCAGCTGCCGCTGGCGATGCCGACCATCATGGCTGGAGTCAACCAGACATTAATGCTGGCGCTGTCGATGGTGGTGATTGCTTCAATGATCGCCGTTGGCGGTCTGGGTCAGATGGTTCTGCGCGGCATTGGCCGTCTGGATATGGGTCTGGCTGCCGTTGGCGGCGTCGGTATCGTTATTCTGGCTATCATCCTTGACCGTCTGACCCAGTCTCTGGGCCGCGACAGACGCAGCAAGGGCAATAAAAGCTGGTATACCACAGGCCCAATCGGTCTGGTAACCCGTCCTTTCATTAAGCAGTAA